One Bacteroidota bacterium genomic window carries:
- a CDS encoding DUF2971 domain-containing protein — protein sequence MATYKEYSRNFLNFRTQIEADTPVYRVIPIKRLLDLIQNKTNVLVHPSMWDDPYENFLLKSKFKWNGFNIDVSNLRDRVFGQCWTLNSQETDALWRIYSPEKDGVRLKSSIKQVFAPLVAQNNDWYISAYFGKVRYFNQERMKKVMQNYVLKSLNFGLTNGIDIIYSLMSKREAFKHEKEVRLVYRGTPNRSDKLHGYSINPQKFIHELLFDPRIDEQDYQNYKEQLQILIPKCLISHSDLYKGPDFTVIIKDE from the coding sequence ATGGCAACATACAAAGAGTATTCCAGAAACTTCCTGAACTTCAGGACGCAAATAGAAGCAGATACACCAGTATACAGAGTGATTCCTATAAAAAGGTTGTTGGATTTAATCCAAAATAAAACAAATGTTTTGGTGCATCCGTCGATGTGGGATGACCCCTATGAGAATTTTCTATTGAAATCTAAATTTAAATGGAATGGATTCAATATTGATGTTTCTAATCTTCGGGACAGAGTTTTTGGACAGTGCTGGACGCTTAACAGTCAAGAAACTGACGCACTGTGGCGGATTTACTCACCTGAGAAAGATGGCGTACGTTTAAAAAGTAGTATAAAACAAGTATTTGCCCCACTCGTGGCGCAAAATAATGATTGGTATATAAGTGCCTACTTTGGAAAAGTACGATATTTTAATCAGGAAAGAATGAAAAAAGTGATGCAAAACTATGTACTTAAGAGCCTCAATTTTGGACTTACGAATGGTATAGATATTATTTACTCACTGATGTCGAAAAGAGAAGCATTTAAACATGAAAAAGAGGTCCGACTAGTTTATCGAGGAACACCAAATCGCAGTGATAAACTTCATGGATATAGCATTAATCCACAAAAGTTTATTCATGAATTACTTTTTGACCCAAGAATTGATGAGCAAGATTATCAGAATTATAAGGAACAGTTGCAGATATTGATTCCGAAATGCCTTATTTCACACTCAGATCTTTATAAAGGGCCGGATTTTACCGTTATTATTAAAGATGAATAA
- a CDS encoding nucleotidyltransferase domain-containing protein — protein MLIPQVVEVVSPKKIILFGSAARKEVDKYNDIDLLIVVDDGSHRRETAQLLYRKVRSGAVPVDFVAATETDIDLYRTVKGYIYFSALKEGIVLYEKGG, from the coding sequence ATGTTAATTCCACAAGTCGTCGAGGTCGTATCTCCGAAGAAAATCATACTGTTTGGTTCTGCCGCAAGGAAAGAAGTCGACAAGTACAACGATATCGATTTGCTTATTGTCGTTGATGACGGCTCTCACAGAAGGGAGACCGCACAACTCCTGTATCGTAAAGTTCGAAGTGGAGCAGTACCTGTTGATTTTGTGGCTGCAACAGAAACAGATATTGATCTTTATCGAACTGTAAAAGGATATATTTATTTCTCAGCTCTTAAAGAAGGAATTGTTTTGTATGAAAAGGGGGGGTGA
- a CDS encoding exo-alpha-sialidase has protein sequence MRSLVLFLLFSGILYPQTHGTHSAWSSAEVVPLSQTGASAGGGVPNTLIALGEGKILVFYTEQFPFPGGPVKPFFAGSTDNGQTWSAPSATLIPPVAKTTAIAGSLGAAKLASGNVAVSWASANPQGIFSAIYNPATASWGDTVRVSQYVLRSTGYQFTTADRKGRIHIVWSDGRIEPGSVQEIYYSRSTDGGASWSEQKMLSSDDGRHSSFPCGDFTGTYSDTLAFAWRDSISGPKNWDVNIVVSTDGGVSWQTPKALTSSTLMQSDPQVIVDKHGGFYLIFHEYSTACAGGYCASVYFGYSSDGGASWGSGFRKISPENIRSHLCKSAYDYANDRFWAFWKDERDFNFTTGNPEADIVGRSFESRGSVAPDTLEFISDMGDMEAAFHNFSAGADGSLYAVWYADYSQSAQPRKMYFSRRVAVTGLKAEETVNTIGELEPLAYPNPFNPSTVIAFSLNQPALASVSIYDMTGSKTMEIFSGYLDAGTHSFQFDARSLSAGIYICQVATPVTRKHLKLALVK, from the coding sequence ATGAGATCCTTGGTTCTCTTTCTTCTGTTTTCAGGAATCCTTTATCCGCAGACGCACGGCACCCATTCAGCATGGTCGTCCGCTGAAGTTGTACCATTATCACAGACCGGAGCTTCCGCGGGCGGTGGCGTACCCAACACCTTGATTGCGTTGGGAGAGGGGAAGATACTCGTTTTTTACACTGAGCAGTTTCCGTTTCCCGGAGGTCCCGTCAAGCCTTTTTTCGCGGGATCGACAGACAACGGTCAGACATGGAGTGCTCCCTCTGCCACTCTCATCCCTCCCGTTGCAAAAACGACAGCAATCGCAGGTTCGCTCGGAGCAGCTAAGCTTGCATCGGGAAATGTGGCGGTTTCATGGGCTTCTGCCAACCCTCAGGGTATCTTCTCCGCTATCTATAACCCCGCCACCGCCTCCTGGGGTGACACGGTAAGGGTATCGCAGTATGTGCTGAGATCGACCGGATACCAGTTCACTACAGCGGACAGGAAAGGAAGGATTCACATAGTCTGGTCTGATGGCCGCATCGAGCCCGGATCGGTTCAGGAGATTTATTATTCCCGATCAACCGATGGCGGTGCGAGCTGGTCGGAACAAAAAATGTTGAGCAGTGACGACGGACGCCACTCTTCTTTCCCTTGTGGTGATTTCACGGGCACTTATTCTGACACTCTCGCTTTCGCATGGCGTGACAGCATATCGGGACCCAAAAACTGGGATGTCAATATCGTCGTATCAACCGACGGCGGGGTGAGCTGGCAGACCCCGAAAGCACTCACCTCATCAACCCTGATGCAGAGTGATCCACAGGTGATAGTTGATAAACACGGGGGTTTTTATCTGATCTTTCATGAGTACTCGACCGCGTGTGCCGGCGGATACTGTGCCTCAGTTTATTTCGGGTACAGTTCTGATGGAGGTGCATCATGGGGTTCAGGGTTCCGTAAGATATCCCCGGAAAATATCCGCTCCCACCTGTGTAAATCTGCTTACGACTATGCAAACGACCGCTTTTGGGCGTTCTGGAAGGACGAGCGCGACTTCAACTTCACAACTGGAAATCCTGAGGCGGACATTGTCGGCAGAAGTTTTGAAAGCAGGGGAAGTGTTGCCCCGGACACTCTCGAGTTCATTTCGGATATGGGGGATATGGAGGCGGCGTTCCATAATTTTTCCGCCGGGGCAGACGGGTCTCTTTATGCCGTATGGTATGCCGACTATTCGCAGTCGGCTCAGCCAAGAAAAATGTATTTTTCACGCCGTGTCGCAGTAACCGGGCTTAAGGCTGAGGAAACTGTAAACACGATCGGGGAATTGGAGCCTTTGGCATATCCGAATCCGTTCAATCCCTCAACGGTAATAGCTTTCTCACTGAATCAACCTGCGCTTGCAAGTGTCTCAATTTATGACATGACAGGAAGCAAAACCATGGAAATATTCTCCGGTTATCTTGACGCTGGGACACACAGTTTTCAGTTCGATGCGCGCTCCCTCTCAGCGGGTATTTATATATGTCAGGTTGCAACACCCGTTACGAGAAAACACCTGAAACTCGCCCTGGTGAAGTGA
- a CDS encoding beta-lactamase family protein gives MKNLINSVKISLLFLSVILNLSCSKENSSNPVEPVDQTKLDAAFSRAAGMTNLKSLVVSRNGTIVKEAYFNGGGADLTHDVRSVTKSVVAILTGIAIDKGLIQSAEQPIDSFIRPLVPDLSTEKGKITIGNLLSMSSGFEWDELNSEFGYNNWVLAENQVQYLFAKPLTSLPGLTFTYNSAALHILSVIISRAAKMQTLEFANIHFFEKLETGARNWQTDRQGYNNGGAGLELTPREMIKIGNLILDKGEYMGRRIVSQEWITRMKGHQISLADNTMNYANGYGFGWWTGEGSKGNYVFANGWGGQFIVVVPDYKLVITATNKWSGVGSPVANQQWLATINLIMSDVLGAFN, from the coding sequence ATGAAAAATCTCATTAATTCAGTTAAAATTTCCCTTCTTTTTCTTTCCGTGATCCTCAATTTATCCTGCTCAAAGGAGAACTCCTCCAATCCTGTAGAACCGGTGGATCAGACAAAACTTGACGCAGCTTTTTCACGGGCAGCCGGTATGACAAATCTTAAAAGTCTTGTTGTCTCCAGAAATGGAACGATAGTAAAAGAGGCGTATTTTAACGGTGGAGGCGCTGATCTTACACATGATGTAAGGTCTGTAACAAAAAGTGTGGTTGCCATTCTGACAGGAATTGCAATCGATAAGGGATTGATACAATCCGCTGAGCAGCCAATCGACAGCTTCATCAGGCCCCTGGTTCCGGACCTCTCAACCGAAAAAGGAAAAATCACCATTGGCAACCTCCTCTCGATGAGCAGCGGTTTCGAGTGGGATGAATTAAATTCTGAATTCGGATACAACAACTGGGTGCTTGCTGAAAATCAGGTTCAATATCTTTTTGCAAAGCCGCTGACCTCGCTGCCGGGGCTGACTTTTACATACAACTCTGCAGCTTTGCATATCCTGTCGGTGATTATTTCCCGTGCAGCCAAAATGCAAACCCTTGAATTTGCAAATATCCATTTTTTTGAAAAACTTGAAACGGGTGCGAGAAACTGGCAGACAGACCGGCAGGGTTACAACAACGGTGGTGCCGGATTGGAACTCACTCCCCGGGAAATGATAAAAATTGGAAACCTGATTCTCGACAAGGGTGAGTATATGGGACGGCGAATAGTTTCTCAGGAGTGGATCACCCGAATGAAAGGCCACCAGATTTCCCTTGCAGACAATACGATGAATTATGCAAACGGCTACGGATTTGGCTGGTGGACAGGGGAAGGTTCGAAAGGGAACTATGTTTTCGCAAACGGTTGGGGAGGGCAGTTTATCGTGGTTGTACCGGACTATAAACTGGTGATTACGGCGACAAATAAATGGAGCGGTGTTGGTTCCCCGGTGGCTAATCAGCAGTGGCTGGCAACAATTAACCTCATTATGTCGGATGTCCTGGGTGCTTTTAATTGA